The genome window AGATACCTTAGCCATTAGTCATTAGTCATTAGTCATTTTATCAATTCTCAATTACCAATTACCAATTACCAATTACCAATTACGCATTACCTACTTCACGTCCGTCACCCGCCAGCTCAGCTTCATATTGATCCAGAAATTCCACAGAGTCACAGTCGCGATCGCGATTAAATTAGCAAGATATTTATTCATCCCAAAAACATTAAACAGCAAATTAAACAGCAGCAAATTCAAAATCAAACCCATCAAGCAAATCGTGTTAAATTTCAACAGCCGTTTCAATCGCTGGCGCTTTCTTGGCTGCCGCTTAGAAATGTCTCCAAAAGTCCACAAATCATTCCACAAAAAGTTACTGATAATTGCCAATTCAGCAGCAACGATCAGACTGCCATTCACCTCAAAATTGAGGATATCGGACAGCACGTACAAAACCCCCAGATTCACAAACACGCCACTGAAACCCACAATGCCAAACCGCAGAAACTTGCCCATCGGCCAGCGGGCCAACCGCAACCGAAGCAAATGTCGCAAATACTCAATATACTGTTTCCAGGTAACTTTGCTCTCCCCTTCTTGCCGCTCCTGAAACACGTAACCAACTTCTCCAATCCAGCGGATATCGCCTCTGCCGAGCACTTCAATCAATATTTTGTAACCAGCAGGATTCATGGTTTTGCCCGCTATGCAACTGCGGCGCACCATAAAATACCCGCTCATCGGATCGGAAACTCGGCCCACCACTCCCGGTAGGATCAGCAACCCCACGGTTTGAGCGCCCCGCGATAAAAATCGCCTGACAGGGCTCCAGTCGCTCACCCCGCCCTCGCCCACGTGACGACTGGCAGCAGCTAAATCTGCTCCCCGCTGAATTTCTGCTAAAAGCTGCAACATCGTCTCCGGGGGATGCTGCAAGTCGGCATCGATGACGCCCAAAACCTCGCCCCGAGCCGCCTGCCACCCGCGAATTACGGCCGTGGAAAGTCCCCGCTCGTGTTCCCGGCGCATCACCCGCAATTGCGGATATTCCGGTGTCAGGGACAGGGCGACTTCCCAGGTGCGATCGGGGCTGTCGTCATCGACTACAATTAATTCGTAGTCGCCCGGAATACTGCCATCGAGCAATTGGCTCAATTTTTCCACAATACTCTGGATATTCCTGCACTCGTTGTAGGTGGGAATTACCAGGGAAAAATAAATTGGCGGTGTGCCTGCGTGTACAAAACCTGAACCGAAAGTCTGTATAGCAGGAATTTGCAAAGGCCCCGACGGCATTGGCAAGACCTGATTTGCTTCGTTGATGCCCATAATTTCAGTGTTCAGAAAGTCAAGGATGGTTTTGTAAGACTTGAGATTTTAGGATATCGTTCCTCCATAATTGATTAGTTAAAATATAAAAACGCCTTAATTCTAGTCAGTAATTATGTAGTTGAATGAAAAAGAAAACTGTGGATGCAATTCTCGATCGAGCTTTACAAGGTTATAACATCTCTACCGCAGAGGCCTTGGTGCTTTTGCAGCAAAGAGATCCAGACGCGCGCTCTTCTATTCAAACAACGGCTGACTTGCTCCGCCGCCGGCAATCAGGGGATACTGTCACCTACGTTATCAACCGCAATATTAACTTCACCAATATTTGCGAGCAGCATTGCAGTTTTTGTGCATTCCGCCGCGACGAGAAAGATGAGGGCGCTTTTTGGTTAGATGCAGCCCAAATTCAGGAAAAGGCAACTGATGCAGTGCAGCGGGGTGCGACGGAAATTTGTATGCAGGGGGGCTTAAATCTTCAAGCTAAGCTCAACGGCGCATCTTTGCCTTATTATCTGCAATTGGTAAAAACCATTAAGGATAAGTTTCCTCAGTTGCACTTGCACGCTTTTTCGCCGCAAGAAATAGAATTTATTGCCCGAGAAGATAATCTGAGTTTCAGCTATGTAATTTCGGCTTTGCAGGATGCGGGAATCGGTTCGATGCCGGGAACTGCGGCGGAAGTTCTCGACGATGCTGTGCGACGGGTGATTTGCCCGGAAAAACTCAATTCGGCAACTTGGCTGGAAATTGTGGGAACTGCTCACCGTCTGGGTTTGCCGACAACGAGTACGATGCTTTGCGGGCATGTTGAGACAGCCGAACAGCAGGTTTTGCATTTAGAAAAAGTGCGATCGCTCCAACAAACTGCGATCGACCAAAACTATCCGGCACGCATTACAGAATTTATTTTACTACCATTTGTCGGACAGCAAGCACCGGCTCCTTTGCGGAGTCGAGTCGGCCGCGACCAACCAATTTTAGAAGATACATTGTTACTCACCGCTGTATCGAGAATTTTCTTAGGCAATTTGATTTCCAATCACCAGCCGAGTTGGGTAAAATTAGGTTTAGATGGAGCTACAGAAGCGCTGAAATGGGGCTGCAACGACATCGGCGGCACTTTGATGGAAGAGCACATTACGACAATGGCCGGTGCGGTTGGCGGCAGTTGTCAGTCGGTGGAAGATTTGCAAAATGCGATTAGTTCTTTGGGGCGGAGTTATCAGCAAAGAGATACAATTTATCGACCTTTAGGGGTTGACAATTTGGCAGTAAGTGTGTGATTTTTTGGATGTGAAGTGCGAAATGCGTAACGCATCCTAGGAGTTTAGCCGATCGCACTTTCAAATTCTTCTAGCGCTTGCAAATTTCCAACCTGCCAAGCACGTTCCACTGTAGCAGGAATCAGTTGGGCGATCGCGATTTCTGGAAAATTCGGACTAATATCCGATTCTACATACTCTCCATCTTGCAGCAAATAAATGCGAAGTCTGCCGCTGTCATAAACCCATACTTCTGGAACTCCAATAATTTTATAGGCATCGATCGTAGTTTTAGAAGTAACATCCGTCTCAATTGCTAAATCCGGCGGCGGAGCGTCTGGTTGCAGTCGGCGGCGGCCGATCATCCGCTGATAATTTAGAATATAAAAGCAAGCATCAGGTTCAACTCCTGCTGCACCTTCCCCTTTGAAAGTAGTAGAACCAAAAGGTTCATATCTTCTGCCCGCCGACTTGAGTAAAATTTTTACAATATCGGAAATTAAATCTTTCGGCCTTTCGTGTTCTGGTAAGGGAACCATGATTTCTAAGGTACTGTTGCTGTAGGCAATTCTGGTTCTTCGCTTTTCTCCTAATTCCTGCAAAATCGACTCAAATTCCAGCCAAGTTATATTGGGAATAGTTACGACACTGCCGGGAGCAAGCATTATTTGGCTAACGGGTTTAAGGACGGGATTAATAGTCATAATGTTGATTTATTTTTATTTCTCAGTCCGCGCAGGCGGACTTTGTTTATGTAGACGCGATTTCAATCGCCGAGTAATCAAGGGAGTAACTTCATTGCAGCCGGATTAATTTGACTAACAGACTCATGATTTCTCCCTGTTCGGGTGTAATAATGATGCGATTGTCGGGAATGGCGATCGGATGAGTCCAACGAACAGCTTCCTCGTAGCGCAATGCGTGCAGTTGGTGGATAGTTCGCCGTACCCCCAGCGGCGAACCGATGATGACGTGACGGACTGCTTCGCGATCGCCCTCAAAGGTTTGGTTGGTTAAAACATTGGGCGATGTTTGGTTTGATGATGAATCTTGCAACATAGCTTTGACTAATATTTTTGGATAGGTTTGATGCTTTGTAACGGTAAAACCGCGTACAATAACAAGTTGAAGAAAAGACAGCAATTCCCCTAAAGCACAAGTTGCGGTTCTGGTGCTGTCTAACCTCTCTTGCTACAAGCGTAAATTAAATAACGGTATACGTCAACGTATTTAATAAAAACGTGCATTAGTTAACATAAAGTAACAAATAGCCTATGGAAATCTCAGAAAGAGCCGAGCGATCGCCCCTAATGCGACTGAGAGTTCAGCGGTTTTTGACTCAAAAGCAGCTAGCAGAAGCACTTGGAGTTACGGAAGCGACGGTAAGGAACTGGGAATCCGGGCGATCTGTACCGAAGCTAACGCCTGTTCAGTTCAAGAAATTGTTAAAGATTTTGCAAATTACTGTCGATGAGTTGCCAGATCAATTTGGTTATCCCAGCGATGCTGATGGATAGAAAATGGAATATTATAATTGAGGCGTTTTATTTAAACGAACTCATACAATATTTTGAAAAAAAAAGGAATATGAGACTTAACATCGCTACTTTGCTCTGAATAAAATCTGCCAATTTCTAACGATAGTTGCTCTCTAAATACCCAATCTTCCCGGCTAAAGTCACCAAATGGCTTAATTTGATGCCAATAATCTTTAGCTTTTTTAATTGTCAGCAAAACTGCGATAGACTGATTTTTATGCGTTTCATCTACAGCATTTTGAAACCGCTCTTTCCACGAAGCCTGAAATGCTTGAACTTCAGTACAATCCAATCCCGAACAGTAACTAATGCGATCGAACGCTCTCTGTAGGTTGTTCTGTAAATCCAAGTCGCTACAAATTGCATGAGCCATATCCAGATAAATATTTGCGAGTACCGCAGGATTTCCCTGATAAATGGGATCGTTACAACAATTGTCAAATATTGGTTGAAGTTGAGGTGTCAGAAAATATGCTTCTTTGTGGATCAAACCTGTAATCCAGATCCGGTGCTGTGCTGCGTTTTGCTCTTTCACCTGCGATTTTTCGTAAAGATTCCGAAAAATTGATTCTGTATCTGTAAAAATATAATTGTCGATCGTTTGCAGTTGCAAGTCTAAATCTATCATTGCAAAAAGTCGATCGGGATCTAAATATGAATTACTGGTATCCTTTTCGTGTAATATTGAAAGAGTAGAGTAGGTGTCTAATACATCTTTGCGATCGCCACAGTTGAAAAATTGTGGCAGCTTTTCTCTCCACCATCTGGGAACGCAAGCCTTATAAAAGTTGGCATCCGGCATTTCCTCCATTTTTTTATAAGCTTGAGGCGATCGCCTACCCTCGATATCGGAAATAGGGCCTTCGCACAATACCACAATTTTGTTTTTAATTCTGCGAGATTGAAGAATTGCCTCACAATGTTTTTTTAGCTGTTCTGGATTAAGACTCATTTGTAATATTAGATTCTTGTTTGATAAGTTTTGGCTCAATTTCTTTAACATGAGCTGGTGTCAGAGCTTCACACAATGCGTAGGAGTGAGTTGCGAGAATATATTGATTGCTGGGAGCCCACTCTTTGAGGTCTGATATAATTTGATATTGCCAATCTGGATGAAAAGCAATTTCAACTTCATCCATCAAAACAATAGCATCTTCTATGTTGCGGAACTTGAGCCATATATAAATGCTAAGTCTTTTTAGTTCGCCGTGACTTAAATCTTCGGGATATAGTTCTCTAGTTTCACCATTATTATATAAGTGAAAGTTGACACCAGAAAAATCTTCATTTAAATTTATTTTTTTATTTAATAACATCAAATTTAAGTCGTTAATTAGAGTTTGATAGCTATTGCCGTAGCTACCTGTTTTAATCGCTTCTCTAAAATCGCGATCGCGAGCATCTTTAAAAGATTCAATAAGTAGCTCTACAGCAAGGAAGTCATAGGTAAATAAGCCTTGTAATTCAGATCGTGCCGATTCGAGTATACCATAATAATTATTGTCTCCGTTACTAGATTTTTTAAATAATAGTTGCCTCGATTTTTGCGGGAGAAATAAAAAAACCTGTGTTGAAGGAGCTGCTAAAAAAATTTTATGCGATATCTTCTCTAGGAATGATTCTGCTTGCTTCTGGCTTTGACTGTTAAAACGACATTTTAACTGTGTAATTGTTAGGGTTGTTATATCATCGTTATCTATTTCTTCTTTAACCTTTTCAAGATTACATATATGTATGTTATATTCTTCTTTTTCGTAAGAAACCTTTGTTTCTTCTACCAAAAAATTAGTTCTTGCATTAGAAAGTAACCTTCTTTTAGACCTTTGACGTTTAAAGGTTTGACAATAAAATTCAAGTTTGACAATTTTTTCTTCATCCCAAATATCAATGATTGCTAAAATTTTTTCTTCCTCGTCAAAAATTTTAAATCCCTGAAGCAGATTCTGTACAAACCGTTTTTTATCGCTCTCCACAGAACAGTGCAACAATACAAAAATTAACTGCAACAGCGTACTTTTACCGCCACCATTTTGACTTCCCAGCGGAAAAATCTTAGGAAAAAAATCTTTTTCAAAAGTGATGTCAATATTTTTTAAACCGCGAAAATCAGGAACTTGAACTCGTAGCAAGTGCATAATAAACTCCTGGTGTTGGGTTGCATTTTTTATTGAAACCCTGAGCCACTATCATTTTAGATTATAACTCACATTTTTTACTATTTTCATGAACAGGCTTTCCGGCCTGTTCCACAACATATGAAATTAATGCTTTTTCGCTGATTCCGGCAGTCCGCCAGGGGTTGAAACCCCTGTCTCAAAGCGAAAGTCCTCTGAAGAGGACTGAAGAATTCATTAGTCCTCTTCAGAGGACTTTAGCTATTAGCCAGGGAATTCATTCCCTGGCGGGCTGAGGGCTTTTCGGTTTAAGCAGGAGATGAGATTAAACCTTAAACTTCTCCACAATTCGTCTCATCGCTTCTTCCACATTCTCCCGACTATTAAACGCCGAAATGCGGAAATAACCCTCACCCGCTGCACCGAAACCAGAACCGGGTGTTCCCACCACATTGCAAGTTTCCAGCAACTTCTGAAAGAAATCCCAACTCGACAAACCGTGAGGCGTTTTCACCCACACATAAGGTGCATTTTCGCCACCAAAAACCTCGATTCCCGCCGCTGTCAATTTCTCGCGAATAATCGCAGCATTTTCCATGTAAAAATTGACTAATGCCTGAATTTGTGCCTTGCCAGCCTCTGAATAAACCGCCTCAGCACCGCGCTGCACGATGTAAGAAACTCCGTTAAATTTAGTAGATTGGCGGCGGTTCCACAGCTTCCAAATTTCGACATCGGAACCATCTGCTGCTTTTCCAGTCAAAGTCTTCGGTACAACTGTTAGCGCACAGCGAGTACCCGTAAAACCAGCATTTTTGGAAAAAGAACGAAATTCGATCGCACAATCGCGCGCCCCTTCAATTTCGTAGATAGAATGCGGTAAACTCGGATCGGTAATATAGGCTTCGTAAGCCGCATCGAAGAAAATAATCGAACCGTTAGCTTTAGCATAATTTACCCAAGCTTGCAAGTGTTCCTTGGTTGCAGTTGCGCCCGTCGGGTTATTCGGGAAACACAAGTAAATTAAATCGACTTTTTTGTCGGTGGGAATTTGGGCAGTAAAATTGTTTTCCGCTGTAATTGGCAGGTAAACTAAGCCGCCGTATTCCCCATTTTCGTTCGCATCTCCCGTGTGCCCGGCCATCACGTTCGTGTCTACATACACCGGATACACTGGGTCTGTAACTGCGATCGTGTTATTGTTGCCAAAGATATCGAGAATATTGCCGCAATCGCACTTAGAACCATCAGAAATAAAGATTTCCGAAGCATCCACATCGCATCCCCGCGACTTAAAATCGTGCTCGGCAATTTTCTCCCGCAGCCACTCATAACCTTGTTCCGGGCCGTATCCTTTAAAGGTATCCCGCGAGCCCATATCTTCCACCGCCTTCACCATCGCCTCCCGACAAGCAGCCGGTAGCGGTTCCGTCACGTCGCCAATCCCCAGCCGAATGATGGGCGCTTCGGGATTCGCCTCTGCATAGGCTTTCACCCTGCGCCCAATTTCGGGAAACAGGTAGCCGGCTTTGAGTTTGAGGTAGTTGTCGTTGATAGTTGCCATAGTTCGATCGCTACAAATGTCGTACAATAGCTTACTGCTAATTGGCAGTTGACTGTTGACTGTTGACTGCTAACTGTTGACTGTTGACCGAAAAGCCCTAGGATTCATCCGTGAGAGTAATCGTGACATACTCCCACATCAAACTGAGTACAGTTATGATGTGGGCTTCTTAGCAGCCCGATGAAGGGTGTGCAAGATTTCCTTTACGGTACGGTCATCCATAGTTCCCACCACAGAAAGATTCCCGCTACGGCGTTTTATACTTGGGAAAATGTCCAACCCAAGTCTCTTTAGATTTATCGCAGCATTAATATCGCGATCAACCATCAGAGAGTTTTGCTCATCCCAATAATTCCGTATCCCACAATCGGTAAAAATGATTTCATTCCGATAGCACAGAACCATTGAAGTATAAGCAGGTTTTTGCGAAACGACGACTGATCCAGCTTTTTCGGCTATGTATTCCAGCGTCTTGAAAAATTGACCGAACGCAGCATCCAACCAAGATTTATTCAATCCTGATTTTGCTGATTGACCGTTCGGAAGGTAATTACCCTCATCGTCTTGCTTAACTTTATTCCGCTTTGTTAAGCCCTTTAAGTTCAAATCTTCGTGAAAGAAAAACTTAGCTCCAGACTTGACAAGTTTGTGAGCCGTTTTGTAATGGAAGTCTTGGCGAGAACGCGCTATTTTTTGGTGTTGTCTCGCTTCTTTTTTGGCTAATTTTCGTCGAGATTTAGAGCCACGTTTTTGCTTATTCCGCTTCCTTGAAATGCGGTCTAACTTAGATTGGTTTTTACGAAGTGGTTTTAACGAAGGCAACTTTTCGCCCGATGATGATGCCAGGTAGACATCTTCATGCAGTACCGCATCCAACCCGATCGAGTTGTTCCAGTTTGGGGTAATTTTATCAGGAATAAACTGCGGTACTGAAGCGTCTTCAAGCATTATTTGGATGAACCAACCGTCAGCCTTCCTAGTTACGCTGATTTGCTTGACGCTAAACCCATCAGGGATTAGACGGTGCATCCGAACTTTTATGATGCCTAGCTTTGGCAGTCGGATATAAAGCCAATTCTTACGAACCAACTTAATCCAGTCGCTGTTAGCTGTAGAAAAAGTCATCGTCCGGTAGTCTGCCTCAGTCTTGAAGCGGGGTTTACCCGATCTTCCGCCCTTACTATCCCCTATGACAAACCGCTCGAAAGCTTTGTCTACTCGCTTAGAGACATCTTGCAGTACGGTTGAATCTACCTGCTTAAAATCCAAAAGTTCGCCACTATGAAAAACTTTTACTAGGTCTTTCTTAATGACGGGCAATTGTTGTTTTTGGGAGTAGTAGTTGGGCTTCGCACGGGGCGCAGAGATGCTAGCAATCAATGGACAAGCATTTATAGCAGTGCGGTTCATCTCCCACCAATCAAATCGATCACCTAACTGTCGATTATACCAATAGCGACAGATTCTCAGCCAATGGTTGAGGGTTAACTTTTGATTAGTGTCGGGATAGAACTGGTACTGGTAGGTCGCTTTCATTGCATCGTAGCCGATACGCATTAATTAGTGTTAATTTATCAGAGAATGTTGTTTGGTGTCAAGTCTATGAGTACAGATTTTATCCATAAAGCCAGAGGAGTTTCCGATCTCAAGTGTCATTTAGTGTTGACAACCAAGTATCGGCGGAAAGTTCTGACCGATCAAATGTTGTCTAGGCTTGAGGAAATTTTCAAGAACTTAATGGAAAAATGGGAAGGAAGATTGGTAGAATTTAATGGTGAGCGTGACCACGTACATTTGCTGCTTCAATATACACCGCAAACTGAACCAAGTAAGCTTATCAACAATCTTAAGACTGTATCTAGTCGCTATTTGCGGAAAGAGTTTGTAGATGAAGTTGAAAAAGTTTACTGGAAAGATGTTTTTTGGACAAATGGATATTTTATTGCTTCATGTGGTGGCGTGACGGTTGAGCAATTAAAGAAGTATATTGAGGGGCAAGATAGACCTGTAGAATAAGATTTGTTCGTCTCGTCATCCATCTGTCCACCGCTCAAAGCTGCGCCTTGAGATTGTGGACAGATGGAATCCTCGTCTCACGCGCCTTTCATCCCACACCAACCTTGATCGGTATGGTGTGGGGATTCCCGTCTGTCTAGCTAAAATTTAAAACCTAAAATCGGCAGGGTACTTGACCAAAAAATCAAATCTGCTTGTATAATCAGAATAGTGTGCAGTGCAGAAACAATTATGGACGAGATCGAG of Oscillatoria nigro-viridis PCC 7112 contains these proteins:
- a CDS encoding glycosyltransferase, with the protein product MGINEANQVLPMPSGPLQIPAIQTFGSGFVHAGTPPIYFSLVIPTYNECRNIQSIVEKLSQLLDGSIPGDYELIVVDDDSPDRTWEVALSLTPEYPQLRVMRREHERGLSTAVIRGWQAARGEVLGVIDADLQHPPETMLQLLAEIQRGADLAAASRHVGEGGVSDWSPVRRFLSRGAQTVGLLILPGVVGRVSDPMSGYFMVRRSCIAGKTMNPAGYKILIEVLGRGDIRWIGEVGYVFQERQEGESKVTWKQYIEYLRHLLRLRLARWPMGKFLRFGIVGFSGVFVNLGVLYVLSDILNFEVNGSLIVAAELAIISNFLWNDLWTFGDISKRQPRKRQRLKRLLKFNTICLMGLILNLLLFNLLFNVFGMNKYLANLIAIATVTLWNFWINMKLSWRVTDVK
- the cofH gene encoding 7,8-didemethyl-8-hydroxy-5-deazariboflavin synthase subunit CofH, with amino-acid sequence MKKKTVDAILDRALQGYNISTAEALVLLQQRDPDARSSIQTTADLLRRRQSGDTVTYVINRNINFTNICEQHCSFCAFRRDEKDEGAFWLDAAQIQEKATDAVQRGATEICMQGGLNLQAKLNGASLPYYLQLVKTIKDKFPQLHLHAFSPQEIEFIAREDNLSFSYVISALQDAGIGSMPGTAAEVLDDAVRRVICPEKLNSATWLEIVGTAHRLGLPTTSTMLCGHVETAEQQVLHLEKVRSLQQTAIDQNYPARITEFILLPFVGQQAPAPLRSRVGRDQPILEDTLLLTAVSRIFLGNLISNHQPSWVKLGLDGATEALKWGCNDIGGTLMEEHITTMAGAVGGSCQSVEDLQNAISSLGRSYQQRDTIYRPLGVDNLAVSV
- a CDS encoding Uma2 family endonuclease, with the translated sequence MTINPVLKPVSQIMLAPGSVVTIPNITWLEFESILQELGEKRRTRIAYSNSTLEIMVPLPEHERPKDLISDIVKILLKSAGRRYEPFGSTTFKGEGAAGVEPDACFYILNYQRMIGRRRLQPDAPPPDLAIETDVTSKTTIDAYKIIGVPEVWVYDSGRLRIYLLQDGEYVESDISPNFPEIAIAQLIPATVERAWQVGNLQALEEFESAIG
- a CDS encoding helix-turn-helix transcriptional regulator — encoded protein: MEISERAERSPLMRLRVQRFLTQKQLAEALGVTEATVRNWESGRSVPKLTPVQFKKLLKILQITVDELPDQFGYPSDADG
- a CDS encoding AAA family ATPase → MHLLRVQVPDFRGLKNIDITFEKDFFPKIFPLGSQNGGGKSTLLQLIFVLLHCSVESDKKRFVQNLLQGFKIFDEEEKILAIIDIWDEEKIVKLEFYCQTFKRQRSKRRLLSNARTNFLVEETKVSYEKEEYNIHICNLEKVKEEIDNDDITTLTITQLKCRFNSQSQKQAESFLEKISHKIFLAAPSTQVFLFLPQKSRQLLFKKSSNGDNNYYGILESARSELQGLFTYDFLAVELLIESFKDARDRDFREAIKTGSYGNSYQTLINDLNLMLLNKKINLNEDFSGVNFHLYNNGETRELYPEDLSHGELKRLSIYIWLKFRNIEDAIVLMDEVEIAFHPDWQYQIISDLKEWAPSNQYILATHSYALCEALTPAHVKEIEPKLIKQESNITNES
- a CDS encoding LL-diaminopimelate aminotransferase, encoding MATINDNYLKLKAGYLFPEIGRRVKAYAEANPEAPIIRLGIGDVTEPLPAACREAMVKAVEDMGSRDTFKGYGPEQGYEWLREKIAEHDFKSRGCDVDASEIFISDGSKCDCGNILDIFGNNNTIAVTDPVYPVYVDTNVMAGHTGDANENGEYGGLVYLPITAENNFTAQIPTDKKVDLIYLCFPNNPTGATATKEHLQAWVNYAKANGSIIFFDAAYEAYITDPSLPHSIYEIEGARDCAIEFRSFSKNAGFTGTRCALTVVPKTLTGKAADGSDVEIWKLWNRRQSTKFNGVSYIVQRGAEAVYSEAGKAQIQALVNFYMENAAIIREKLTAAGIEVFGGENAPYVWVKTPHGLSSWDFFQKLLETCNVVGTPGSGFGAAGEGYFRISAFNSRENVEEAMRRIVEKFKV
- a CDS encoding RNA-guided endonuclease InsQ/TnpB family protein — encoded protein: MRIGYDAMKATYQYQFYPDTNQKLTLNHWLRICRYWYNRQLGDRFDWWEMNRTAINACPLIASISAPRAKPNYYSQKQQLPVIKKDLVKVFHSGELLDFKQVDSTVLQDVSKRVDKAFERFVIGDSKGGRSGKPRFKTEADYRTMTFSTANSDWIKLVRKNWLYIRLPKLGIIKVRMHRLIPDGFSVKQISVTRKADGWFIQIMLEDASVPQFIPDKITPNWNNSIGLDAVLHEDVYLASSSGEKLPSLKPLRKNQSKLDRISRKRNKQKRGSKSRRKLAKKEARQHQKIARSRQDFHYKTAHKLVKSGAKFFFHEDLNLKGLTKRNKVKQDDEGNYLPNGQSAKSGLNKSWLDAAFGQFFKTLEYIAEKAGSVVVSQKPAYTSMVLCYRNEIIFTDCGIRNYWDEQNSLMVDRDINAAINLKRLGLDIFPSIKRRSGNLSVVGTMDDRTVKEILHTLHRAAKKPTS
- the tnpA gene encoding IS200/IS605 family transposase, encoding MSTDFIHKARGVSDLKCHLVLTTKYRRKVLTDQMLSRLEEIFKNLMEKWEGRLVEFNGERDHVHLLLQYTPQTEPSKLINNLKTVSSRYLRKEFVDEVEKVYWKDVFWTNGYFIASCGGVTVEQLKKYIEGQDRPVE